A segment of the Anopheles cruzii chromosome 2, idAnoCruzAS_RS32_06, whole genome shotgun sequence genome:
AGTGGCCGAGATTAAACTTCCTCCAGAACGAGAAATGCGTACGAATTGGTTTATATCATAAGCGGAACAACAAGAGAGCGTTAGCGGTTAAGGGGCGGAATGCGATGGTGGCGATCACACGATGTCCAAAGACGCACCAACTGGTATTTACTAGTTAGTCCttgcaacggaaacggaacattGGCGTTGAGTAGAATTCATTTAGAAAATTACAAAGGGGTTGCAAGAGTTGCAATCCAAAGCGTTCAACAAAACGCTGGATTGTTTTGTCTTTTATTTAGCGTCGATTAAGGACAAAAGTTcagaatatttttattatgttcgcggttagaaagaaaaaatcatttgCGTGCGTAAATTAAGAAAGCATAATTCCAGTTTAGTGAAACGCTTCAATGGCGTATACAGTGGCGTATCCTGCCCTTTCTTCTGGGTAGCATCGCGTTTTGACGTTTTGGCGCGTTTTCAAACTCACCACGCCCGTTGAGTTACAGCGCTCATTTGGCATATATTCAGCCGGCGTCATTCTGAAACAAATTCTGCTCTGAGTTGGTCGTGTCCGTTCGTCAGCTTCAAGGTAAGTTAGTGTAAAGGATTTTATTCCTATTGTACTGCCCTCAAGGTTCCTCGTAAAGTGCTTTGTTTCCCGTGCATTTGCAGTGAGTTCCCTTCTAAtgtgtttcgttctttttcttcttctcagGAAGCCAACCAACCATTCCTACCGGCTGCTACGTAGCTAGAGATGGCCTTCAAGAAACAAGATGGGGTGGTGACGCTAGAGCATTGTGTTGTACCGTCCCGCAGGGCTTTTGGCAAATTAAGCCCTGCGCCGGTACAGCAACGATGCTATCAGAAATCTTATACCCAGTTCTTATAGTTAGTGATAAGCACCAATATAGAAAGAACAAGAGAATGATTGGCGGGCGGCCAATTATCACGCGTAACGCAATATTTATAATACAGGAACCGGTCGTGGTTTGATTGAAGTTAATAAAAGCGAGGCGAATAGCGAAACATCTCCCAACTGCAGTGGTTTTGAAAATGAGTGAAATCCGAAGCCGAAATCCGAAATCCGAAATGTGTATTGGAACCTCGAGTTGTTTGGACGGCCGTCACGGGTTTGTAATGTACTAGCGCCCAATAAAGCTTCCTCTAATTCCTCCAGTCTTTGAGTATCGGAACGATATTCTTTATGCTCTACTGTCGGGGAAACTCTACCAATCGGAATTCATTTGAAGCATctcggttttcgttttttgagAGGAGGGAATTGGGCAACAGATAAAGAGAAAACGAAAGGGCCCCTTCATTTCTAATTATGTATGAATATATAAGTATGCAAATTCAGAAGAGTGTCTTCCATTGTCCACGGTGGGCTACGAGGCACGGAGTATCTTTAACAATTTGGCACAAAAATTGTGGCCACAATGAGATGGGAATGCGTGATGAAATAATCATCGTACCGTGTTTCGCTACCTTCCTTACTGGCCATCTGACCCAATCATAATAAAATGTAAGATACGATTTTATGTTTGGCTGGACTGTAGGCTTATCCCGGAGGTTTCGGGTGTGGCCCATTCGGTTGGATGCTGTAAGACGATATTCATTTGTTGCCAATAAGGTGGGTCCGTAGCTAAATAATATTCTAACGGTCACCATTTAGCCCGTTTATGCATTGTTTTTGACTACAACGATTTCGACACAGGCCAGATAGGGCTGCACTTGGAAAAAGGGACATAACCACTATATTAAGTAGCCCTCATCGATGAGCGATCGAAAGGTATTTGTCAGGCCAACAACCAATTCGGTGCCACACTTACCCTAGAAAACTCTCCCGGACTATCGAGCGAGCATCGCACCAGAGGGCCGTATCGATTCCGGGATTAGCATACTGACCCTCTCGGGATCGGTGCGTGCGATGAGATTCAAGAAGTACGGATCCCTTTGACGTGCCTTTTTTATCGTTCGCAATAAATTGGGGCGCCTTTATCATCAAACGCCCGTTTCCCCCGTTGGTGCATCGTCGTTACGCTTCATTTCCGATAGCCTTGAACCGTGAACCAAGGTGCTCTGGAGAGGCTGGCTTTCGGAGCGGTTACGTAGTCGTAAAAACATAAAGGTCCAACCATTATATTTATGACATCATCGGCTCGGATGCTGGACGGTGcggcgaccgaccggaaacgaGTTTGGCATGCAGCTGTAACCAGTTATCCGTTGGTCGgaaaaccgctttccgttacgaatatatttatttttgggttAGCAATGTTGATGCCAAAACTAGGAACGCCAAGGTAACGAACGATCCGAAACATGTGCGAATGAGTTGTTCGGCGCAGGagaataataatattattattacgTTTGCATATTACTGAAACGTGGTTTTTTGGTTATGgtaccgaaaacgaaacatggTGCGTTGAATTTTGAGCCattaacaataaattactAATTTGGGCATTCATTAGGTGAGAcagaaaacgaaaagcaagCAAATCGTTCGTTTTAATCATCGTAAACTGAGAAAATATAATTCTTTTTTACTGAAACGCTTCAAAGGTACACAGTGGCGCATCATGCCCCTTTATTTTGGGTAGCATCGCGTTTTGACACTTCAAGGTTGAGTTACCGAGAGGTACTCATTTCGCTGGCTATAAAAAGTACTGATCACCCGGCTTTTGACTTATTCGCTGAAAATTTTGCGCTGAGAATCTTGGAACTGGTTGGTTTCTGTCCGTTCGTCCAAGCCAAGTAAGTTTGTGTGAAAAAGAGTTTTCCCTGGTGCTCTCAGGATTCCTCTGAAAGTGCTTTATTTCCGGTGCAGCTCAAGTGATTTTCGTTCTAATGTTCCGTTCATTTTCTTGTTCCCAGGACGAAGCCAAACGGCGGCTAGGCCTTTGCGACCGGTTTCTGCTGAGGCACGATAGGATGGCGGCCTACAAGAAACGAGACAATGGCGCTCGTCTGATGCTGGGGCGTGCCGTCAAGGTCAAGGGAGCTGTACCGTGTCGCAGGGCTAGTGCAAAATTAAGCCCCGCGCCGGTACAGCAAAGATGTTATCAGAAATTTAGGTGGTTGTTTGTTGATGTGTAATATGTTAATAAATCGTATCTGTAGCCGCCAGAGCCCTGGCGGCCTTTCGCCGTTCCGCGCAACAGCACCACTCAAAACAATGTAGTTTTATTTTGGGAAGTCTCGGCTTGGTGGGGAAAAGGTTTATCTTCGAGAGTCCGCTCTGCGTCGTTTCTGAATCAGCTTCTTTTTCGTGCTTAATGATGGGGAAGAACGTTCTAGATGAATGCTTTGGGTCAATTGTCATTTTCAGTGCTCGCGTCCCTTACGAAAACCATCGATGGTTTCTTGTAGCATGGCAGACCCAACCATCCCATCCTTTCTccccatcggtcggtcgattagATAACGGGGAAACCACTTCAAGGACGGCAGCAATTACTATTCGCCCAGTATCTCCCGGATGACCAAAGCATGGCAGTAGAGAGGGCTTCGATTTCTGTTCTTGTTCACTGCGCGATGCCGGGTCGTGTTACGACGCCGGCCGAAGTGGGTATCATTTTTCGTTCCGATTGCCGATTCCCCGTATCAATGGACGGGCTCCCGCGGCTAGGGCTTATGAAATCGAATTAGCTCCATCATTCGCGTATCATTCCTATTTCGACTGCAGTTTGGAGCAGATCTCGtgtaaattgtgttttttcgttAATCAGAACATTCGTTTTTTCATTCGTTCTTCGGAACCGCATTTGGCGTGGGTTGGTCCTGTCAGTTCTCGCGAGGTTTTCGCTCTCCGAgagaacgcgcgcgcgagtgtgttgtttgttttgattgctgTAAATACGCATCGACGGCGATAAACTCGCTACGGTTTCAAAATTCGTGGGCATATTTCGGCCAATCGTTGCtaaaccaaatcaaaatcgGGGGCATGTCCCGTTCCTTCATGGATTGGTAGAACAACGGGAAAGGCTGTAATTAACAATAGCGAAGCGAAGGGCATTGTGAACAAAATGGACAAGAACCGAGGTGATAAAAACGATGTGAAGAAACAGGACAACGCCGTCGATATCGATGATGTACCTCGTGTGCGGAATTTACTGCTCCGTTCGGTGTGTGCTGTATATTTGATGGCTTTTGTCAGCTTTTATTGCCAGGCAGAAGGTAGGTTCGCAACAACGCATAATAATTGGAGGCAAAAATCGATTCCCGCCAGGTAGAGCCGGTTTTTTGGTGGATAAGCAAAAGAGTAAGAGGAACAAAGCGAAAAGAGCGAGCCACCGCGTGCTGAGTGACTGAGTGCAAACGTCAAACCGTAATGAAGCGTTTTCGACGTGATGAGTTACCGTGGTGAAATTACGGTGCTACCCTTCTTCCTAACCCTTGTGTCGGGAAATGAAGTTGGCAAAATTATTAAGTTTTttgtatgatttttttaaaattcttttttttgATATTATTCACTTCTGTGTCCATACAGTTTTTATTACAATCTTGCTGGCAATATTTACATGATATAACTTCCATTATCGATTACTCCCCGCGCACCGGAAATTCCTGTTCCTGAGAAACGCGACACGCGACACAAGTACCTTGAAAGCCAACGATGCGTTGCCGGAGCCTCACCGGCAATTCGATCCCCGAGCCATAATCCGCCGCTGGCCGATGGCCTCTATCACGATGTCGAATgatgtaattaaattatcctTCCATTCGATACGCTACACACTCTGTAATCGATTCCCTTTTGGCGGGGCTCGATTACTAAAACACCTCGGGTCTCGGTCCGCGTCCCATCCGCCCGATGCGATTAATGTGTTCTGCCCTTTGGCAtcagggcacacacacatagcaGGGTTTATTTGTTGTGAATTGATTTGATTCTATTCTCCACAGGACTATACGGAGACGCCGGCATCCTGCCGGCGAACCGGATTCTGGAGAATGGCACGTTGAAGGAGCGATTGAGCCTTCTGCAGCTGGCCCCGTTTCTTGGGTTGGGCGCGAGCCACGAGACGATCGATTTGCTGTGTCTGGCGGGTGCGACGATTGCATTCGTGGGGCTGGTGTCCCGAGCCCACTGTCGGTTGGTTAGCTTTATTGCAATGTGGGCGCTGTACTTCTCGCTCGTGCAAATCGCGCAATCCTTCCGCCAGCAAGCCGATCACCTGCTGCTCGAGGCCGGCTTCCTGTGCATCCTGCTGGCCCCCGCTCGGCTAACGGACGGCCGCAATCCGATCGAAGAcattgcgctgctgctgctgaagtggCTCGTGTTTCGGTTCATGTTCGCCTCGGGATCGGTCAAGCTGGCTAGCGGCTGCCCGCTGTGGTGGTCGCTGGACGGCCTGAAGCGCCACTACGAAACGATGCCCCTGCCCACCTCGTACAGCTGGTACACGTACCAGCTGCCGGACGCATTCCATCGGCTCAGCACGGTCTACGTGTTTCTGAGCGAGCTCGTCGTTCCGTGGCTATTTTTCGCGCCCAATCGAGCCGTCCGCCGGTTTGCCTTCCTTTGGCACGCCTTTCTCCATCTGAACATCATCGGGTGTGGCAATTACGGATTCCTGTCCCCGCTCGTGCTGACCCTCCTGGTGACCTTgctcgatgacgacgacaaacTGCTGCTCCGGTTGACGGGGGGAAGGCAGCCGCCGAAAGTGCGGGGTCGTGGCTCGTCGTCTGGCCAACAAAGCGAGACGAGTGACGCGTCGGAACGCACCGGTAGCCGCATCGTTAGGGCGATTGGCGCCCTGATGGTGGTCGGATCGTGGATTTGCTTCGGTGTCGGATTTTCGTCCGGCGGTCAGCTTACGTTCAAGGCGACCTTCTCGAGGGACCAGTACTTGAACATTATGCAAACGATGGTGCACGCCGCTCCGTTGCTGGTGTTTGTCCTGCTCGTGCGGCAGTTCCTGAGGCTGCTCTCCTTCCAGGACACCGTCGGAAGTATGGTGAGTGTGAGCCGAGGAGTGGCCGAACGCAGGGTGGCCGGTTATTTTTCATCGGCATTTCTCTCATCCGCAGGGCGAAGGCGTGCGTCAGTTTACGAAAAATGTCGGCCTATTTATCGCCACCATCGTCGCGTTTACGGTGTTTTTCATGTCGATCGTGCCACACTCGCGGCTGCTGCCAACTACGGCCATCTCTTCGCGGCCGATGACACGCGCGTACGGCGGGCTGCACAGTCTGTACGTCGTGAACCAGTACGGCCAGCACCTGTCCAAGATGCGCCCGGCCCGCCGTGAGGTCGTGCTGGAGTACGCGAACGACCTGAACGGAACCTGGCACGAGTACGGCTTCCGTTACAAACCGTGGACGGAGGAACGGGCCGCTTCGCTATCGTACGCGGGGCTGCACTTTCCGCGGTTCGATTTTAAGTTCTACGATGCGGCCGGCTCGAAGACCGATGCCCAGCGGTGGTTCTACCCGATGGTGCAGCGTCTCCTGCAGCATCAGCGCCCGGTACTGGAGCTGTTCGACGGGGCACACGTTCCGGCGAAGCCTCCCCGATTCATACGGGCATCACTGTATCGCTTCTCGTACACCACGttcccggcggccggtggtttTTGGACCCGCGAGCGCCTGGCGGATTACTTCAGCGTGTTCTCACTGGGCGATACGCATCTGCGCGACAAGTTGAAACAAATGGGCTTTCGAGCGACGGCGGACGACGGTGCGTCGTCCTGGAACTGGTTGCTGCGCTGGCTGCTGGACGCCGTCCGGCGCTTCGTGGCCACTATCGAGGGCAGCTATCTGGTGACGGGACTGGTCGTGGCAGCTGCCGCGCTTATCTACACACAGACCCAACAAGAGCGCGTTGCGTCGCGGGCATCCTAGAGAGCGAGCTAAGGGCCACATGCCAAACACGGTGTCAATTGTAGTCAATTGTAGcgcaaaaacgcaaaataaGAATTCTATCGCACAGCAACGGTCCCGGGAAGATAGTGTTGCCGTTCCCGTAGGCACTCCCAGAAAGCGCACACAACCCTGGCACCACATGGATAATAAAGAACACAAAATTGGAACTAACTTTCAGATCGCACCTTTTGGCCACAACCCCCACCATCGCTTTCGCAGAACCTGGGAACCTAGGAGGCAACAgtgttgcatttttcatccggCATCATCGTGGACAAGTACGGGCGGAACTATTTTCGACCTATCCTCCGATCCGATGCTGCCCGATGCCAATCTGTACTGTCGGGGCCGGGCCATTAGAAAAGGGCACAAGACCTCGCCCCATCGCCATTCGGGTTGATGCATCATCGAGGGTCACGGGGTCACAAAAAGTATAGAAACCCTTTTAACGGTGCCGCTGTGccaccacgggccacgggccgggcACCGTTCCGTGTGCACCGTGGCAGCAATGGGCAGCAATAATTCATAAGATCAAGTGGTACCGATGCCGTGTCCCGGTTTTCGAATGCGTCGTGCAGGATTGTTTCCACACATAATGGGGTCCGGCtactttccggttccggcggccgggGGGTCACTGTGAAGATAATGATATGGAAAGGGGTGGCTAGCATCCGTAGCTTCGGTTTTAGTTTACTAAATTCCCACAAAACGCCCACAAAAACGCCGGCGGGGGTCTGCGCGGCAAGATGATACGGAGGTCGGTCGAACCTCCTTCGTCAATATCCTCCGTACGTACGGGATGTGGTGGGGAGGACAAAAAAATCGTCGACGTATGGTCTGACCGGTGCTGGTGAATGGGCAATGAATAATTGACGtggaactctctctctttctctctgtcgctgCGATGCCGGGAAATGGATACATTTTTGAGTCTGCgtccggggccccggggctGGTTTGGTACGGATTATTGGACCGAGTCTATGCTGTGATGGTTCGGCTCGAGTCGCTCGGATGCAGGAGGTCCCCAGGGGTCCTTAGTGTGCGAATAAAACAGGAGCATAACTCACAAAAAGCGTTCCGTACGGAGGCCTTGAAGGCTCTTTTGGTTTCCGGTGCGAGCAAAACGAACCCTCCGCAGAAGGAAGCGAGTTCTCTGATGTTAACCCCACCGTAAAAGTGCACACAAATCCTAGGCGCATGACCTGAAGAGGACACACTCAAGGATAAGGATGAGTCATCTAGCCCGGGTAGGCTTACGCGGCCACACGGCATCTGGTCGCTTCCATAATCATCAGGCCTCGGAGCTTCGGCCGCGTCTAAGATGGTGCTTCTGGGCGGCCCTTGAGccagcggcagccgcagcctGGCGCAATGACATACGCTCGGGAAGCGCAAGCGATAATGCATTTATTCCATTATCCTTTCGCATCCTTAACGCCAAGACGCCACTGTGGCACGCTACTGTGGTTGCGGCCGGCGCTTCTCGAGCGTGAAAAGAACGTCATCGTCGTTACCTCGTGCGGTCGTCTTAAACCCGCGGCTGGGCTTAAACCCGATACACGGAATCTGCATCAGACCCGGTGCAGTGCAGCGGATAATACAATGCGAGGAGAGCGAATTACGATGTCACGGTTGCGGTTGCTTGCCACGGCCGAGCCCGGGTGCTCTGCGTGGGCTTTGATTAATGAGTCCGGCGGCGGGCCCGATGTGTGCAAAGTTTTAATCATCTTCGGTAGGGTGCGAAAATGACGATGCCGGGGTTCAGAGCGATTGAtgtaaaactaaaacataaGGAACCGAAGTTCGTCGTGGCTTTCGGGTCAACTTTATCGCCACACCAAGTAATAATAAAGAACACTGACAGATTGCGGACGGACGGCCTATGCCgggttcccggtggtggcccggcgTAAAATCTGTTACTTGGCGAGAGATTACTTGTAAAGTGCTGAGAATGAATGAAGCGAACGGGGTTAAGCTACCGAGAGCTCTGTCCGGCTTTCAGCGTCCCGGAAGCTGTCCCGCGAGACACGAGACCCGGCATCCCGCCCGGccgagagcgagtgagaaatGGAATGCAACGGAAGTGGAGTTTTCTTGTTCGCGTTTCTCGATTTCCTCCCGCTCTGTACCGGGGCGGATGGCGGCTCTATAATTTATCTCCCTCGTGGGAAGAAGTGCTCAACGCCGGTGCATAAGAAGCAGCCTTTTGCACGCTATGTCACGCCACGCCGGAGAGTTGTTGCGTAAGAAGTGCATCGTTTTTCCGAGGAGTGTGCCACGGAACGGGCACGGGATAGAACGGGGCACGGAAATGCCACTGCCACGGCGAGGTTAAGCTCGTTCAGTCGTCAGTCCGGAAGATGTCCatatcttttctttttttcccctcCACCCGGAGCTTGCGCCTCTTCCAGCGAGCGGCCATTCGAGAGTGCGCGAATTTATCTTTGCAAATCATGATCGTCAGACCGAACCGGTCCCAGAATTACCTTCCCCGTTGCCGAATCACACGCGACACATTGTAGTGGCGCACCGGATGCGGGAgctcaaccggaaccggccagccagccagccagccggcgggAGATATATGTGGATCGTTTTGTCGGGCCACAGAAAAACGAAGCACAACCCTCcgatttgttgttgtgtgcatTATCTCTCTCGGCAAAGAAAGTGTACCGTGCCATGCCGGAGGGGGGACGAGTTTTACCGTCTGCCAGTCTGCacatccggctccgggaaaGGATTTTCGTTGACAGCTCTTTACTTTCGAATctttccgttcgcttcgtACCATTGTGCGGTTGGAATTGGAAAAGCGGAttgtgcatcgtcgtcgtcggtgacaCTCACGGATACTCGTTGAACATGGCGGATGGCAGGTCGGGTCCAAACGGTGATGAAGGAATATATTAATTTAGTTAAAAGATTTCGTAAGCCCGCAAGGCGACGAGAATGGGACGAGAGAAATCGGGCTCAAAAGTTGGTCATTGTTTGAGCAAATAACGAGCACCTGATGCCACGGAGCGGCGTcctccacggcacggcgacgaTGTCAATAAGGATGGAATGAAAGTTGGACCTTGTCCTTCTTCCACaaggacgtcgtcgtcgtcgtaaaaaaGAAGGTGTTGGATGGTTTATGCATAAAAAGTGATGGATTCTGCAACGATCCGAACGACCGAACTTTGGCACTGGTTTTTGATGACTAAATTATGGCCCTATCCCGGGGTCCCGAGATGGCATTTTTAGCATCCCCATATTGTGGTGGTTCTGGAGCCCTCTGGATGAGCTTACCACTTAATAATTGAATTCAGACTTTCCATCGCCAGCAGAGGGCACTCTATTAAGGTCCAAAGTGGGCAGTTTCGGTGACAATTTCGCCTTGATGATGAAACATTCGATTGATCCCGCCGCAAGATGGCGGGAATTTATGGCTCGCAGGAGAGAGGATCAGTTACGACACCTACCTGGCCTGCCCCTCCCGAGGGGGTGCTATGGCGGGTGGAACAGTACAAAAGTAATATGCAAattacacgcacacacccatcAGCGCCCCCGGCATTTCTTCACCGCCATCAATTCTCATGAAATCTCAGAGTTTATGTGGTGCCGGTGAATCGGTCGGCAGACATCTAGAGCACCGAACGCAGGAACCGGAAGAAGGATGGGTGGGCCGAGGGAGGGACCCGAGGTCCGCATATGCCAACGATGCTTCGGCTGCGACACGCCACCCGCCACGCACTCATCAGCATCAGAATGTTTGCGTTGAACAAATGATGATGCCGCCGGCGATGAGGACGATGCCGGCGAACAATTGTCGTTGTGTGTCGTTGGGAGATTGTTGCGAGATAACACAACCCGTCTTGACACCGGGGCTAAGTGACATAACGATGGCGCTGGCTTGGTGCCTGGCTCGTGAATGCCTTTTTGATTATTTAACATTCCCGGCGCCCGGAGCCCCTCGGCCTGGTGTGTATATCTTCATTTGCGCCCGACTCTGTTCTTGGTTTTTTCCTGGCACGGCCTCCCTTCATTTCTAGGCCGTGCGTCGATGATGGGCGGGGACATAAATGCATTTCAacacacccgacccgactgtCGGTGGTTGAAATATTTGCCCTGGATGGGTAACAACGATAGACGACACGACGGCCAAGGATCCGTTCACGGCCCGACGTGAGAATTTATTTGCTGTAATTTGCATACTTTGACGGTCGGGCCAGCATACCACGTGTCCATGCCGGCGTCGGTTCGAAGGATGGGGCAGGGAAAAAACAAGGACCAACCATGGCGGACGGGAGGCCAGTAGTTTGTTACttgcaaaacttttttttagAAGCTTCAGGGACGGTGCATCACTCCCTAGAGAAGGTAGGAGTGCGCTCTCAAGTGCGCTTCCTGTGCGTCacaactctctctctgtacgGTGAACAAAACGgtgtaaagaaaaaaatcgcgCGCCAGACATTTGTCGCTTCTCGGATGGATCCTTCCaggttgatgaaaaatgtatgtacACGTGGCTCCTTTCTTTGCTGCACGCTGCGCTCCGGTCCAATTTATGCGCTCCAGCTTCCACAAggtaagaaaaacatcgtcgtcgccattgGCCCCGGGCAACCGAGGGGCGTTCCGAAACCGAGTTTAGGCTCTGTGTAACACGTTCcaaggtttttgttttgttgaatttcTGTTACTACCGCAGTTTAGCAAACTGGCCACATGCGCCACCTGGTCGCGAGGCGCCTTAACGTTGTGGCCGCTTAGTTCCGAATCAAGGCCCGGCTCCTGGCCCGTTGTTTGTATCAGAGCCAAGAGACAGACGGACTTTGTTGAATGGTAAGCGCAGTCTTGTTTGCCGCGTCCTCCGCAGCAAGAAAAGCGTCAAGAGTTGAAAAGAGATCATAGACACCattggaaaatcgaaagctTTGAGGAAGCTCGTTGCTAGGGCACTTTGATGAAGATGTATCCTTGGGGAGGGCGAACAATACCGCAGCGGTTCTGGAACGAAGCCTTAGCCGAAGGCACTAAGAGATTGCTTGTAAGCGGTTCCGTAATGGATCGCAATTGTGTTGAAGATCACTCAAGAGAACTACTAGACTATGCGGTATAGAGAAGTGTCTCATTGGGCTCCTCATTTGTTTGCGTCAAACAGTGACACTTCAAACCAGTTATAATCCTCGCAATGCTATAGTAGCAGCGTCCTTGAGGGAATTAGGGACTGGTAAAGCATAAAGTTACCTGCCCGTGCCTGTTCCGGTGATGGCTACGAAAATATCTATTcattatttgattaatttgatCAAATCCCAGAATAAGATATAAAGTAGTTCGAATTCCTCAAGTACCTCGGTTCTCGGTGTTGTTGAGTCTGAAAGAAGTCACTATTCTTCCGTCAGCTACCAGAACGTTTCCGTTCGAAATGGGACACTATCCGCTCGAACAATTCTTCTTCACAACGTTTCCGGGAGCTGGGTTAGTTTGCTTCATCAACCCAAAGTGGTGCATTCTGCGTCGGCACAGTTTTGATAGAATTCTGTGGCGGTCGTTCTTTGTCGTGAACATTAAAAGCCTGTAAGCGAATGGTGGTATCCTTCCCGGGCAAATGGCGGACGCATCGCCAGATGCGCTCGGTGGCAAGTAAAGTACACACCTTCTTCACACGCGTGTTCTCTCCGCTAATCACCTCGGGAGAGATAAGTGCCCTGGTGGGGCGGGAGCACCGCTCCGCAAACTTCCGAGTTTCGCATatgcccacacacacagacaatcTAGGGCGCAATCGGGTGTCGAGCTGGCAAAGATAAACGAAAGAACGTGTTTCGGAATTCGTTTCGGGTTCTGT
Coding sequences within it:
- the LOC128277326 gene encoding lipase maturation factor 2-like codes for the protein MDKNRGDKNDVKKQDNAVDIDDVPRVRNLLLRSVCAVYLMAFVSFYCQAEGLYGDAGILPANRILENGTLKERLSLLQLAPFLGLGASHETIDLLCLAGATIAFVGLVSRAHCRLVSFIAMWALYFSLVQIAQSFRQQADHLLLEAGFLCILLAPARLTDGRNPIEDIALLLLKWLVFRFMFASGSVKLASGCPLWWSLDGLKRHYETMPLPTSYSWYTYQLPDAFHRLSTVYVFLSELVVPWLFFAPNRAVRRFAFLWHAFLHLNIIGCGNYGFLSPLVLTLLVTLLDDDDKLLLRLTGGRQPPKVRGRGSSSGQQSETSDASERTGSRIVRAIGALMVVGSWICFGVGFSSGGQLTFKATFSRDQYLNIMQTMVHAAPLLVFVLLVRQFLRLLSFQDTVGSMGEGVRQFTKNVGLFIATIVAFTVFFMSIVPHSRLLPTTAISSRPMTRAYGGLHSLYVVNQYGQHLSKMRPARREVVLEYANDLNGTWHEYGFRYKPWTEERAASLSYAGLHFPRFDFKFYDAAGSKTDAQRWFYPMVQRLLQHQRPVLELFDGAHVPAKPPRFIRASLYRFSYTTFPAAGGFWTRERLADYFSVFSLGDTHLRDKLKQMGFRATADDGASSWNWLLRWLLDAVRRFVATIEGSYLVTGLVVAAAALIYTQTQQERVASRAS